DNA from Algisphaera agarilytica:
CAGGTGGGCCGGTAGTCGGCCGCGCTGTCGTCGAGCGCGAAGTGGGCGCACAGGTGTTCGCTGGCGCCGCGGTACCGGTAGGTGGCGGGCGTGTTGGCGGGGGTCAGCGTGATCATGCCCGGCTCCAGCGCAATCTCCTGCCCGCAGACCTCCAGCGTGGCGCGGTAGGTGTAGAGGTGCAGGGCCCAGAGCTCCGGGAGCAGGTAGCGCTCGACCGGGTGCTTGGTCCCCTGCAGGCCGTAGCCCGCGAAGCGGACCCGGGGCGGGCGTGACAGGTCGATCCGGATGGGAGGGGCGGAGGCAGGCATGGTGAAAATTTACCACACAAGGTGAGCCCGGACCATTGCCAGACGCGATCGGAAGGGTCATAATTTTGATCCATGCCTAATGGCTGAATCCTGGGTCGGCCGGTTCTTGCAAACCGGCGCGAGGCCCCAGCATGTCTTGATTCGTTCGGTGTTTACGGTTTGTTCTCTACGGAATCCCCGCCATGAAAATTGCTCTTGCCTGCCTCGTGTCCTCGGCGTGTTTGGCCTCTTCGCTGGTGGCCGAACCCGTGGTGCTCACGGTCGACCCGACCTCGGTCCGTTCCATCGGCGGCATCACGACGCTGGAGCGTGAGAAGTACATCGTGATCCACGCCTCGCCGGACGATGGCGACACCGACGATGAGAAGTTCCGCTACATCGAAGAAGAACTCGAAGCCCACTTCGGGCGCGACGGAGGTATCCAAACGGGGCAGCTTCAAGCCACTCCCGCCGACCCGGACAACCCGGGCATGCCCGACGTGGAACGCATGCGTCGCGCCGGAGCCGAGTTCCAGGCCGAGCGTGCCAAACGGCCATTCCGATTCCGCCCCGAGGTGCTGCGCGAGGTCGTGCTGTGCACGCACCCCGAGTACATGATGGGGCTGGTGTCCAACGACGCCGCCGAGTTCGGACCGAAGACCCCCGAGGCCGCCGCCGAATTCTGCGCCCAGTTCCTCAAGTATTACTACACCGACGAGTCTCGGCCTCAGTACTACGAAGTCTTCAACGAGCCTTTCATCAAAGCCGACAAGCTCGGCACCACCGCGCGGGCGATGGCCGAGCAACATGTCACGACCGCCCGTCGGATCCGCGAGGTGCTGCCGAACGACGACATCATGATCGGCGGCTACTCCGCGGCCTGGGCCGAGGTCGAGGCGCGCAACTTTGAACACTGGAACGGCTGGCAGAAAATGTTCATGGACGTCGCCGGCGAAGAGATGGATTTCTTCTCCATCCACCTCTACGACGGGGTCAACGTTAAGGGCACCCACGCCGAACGCACCGGCAGCAACGTCCTGGCGAACATGGACCTCATCGACGCCTACAGCTACATCAAGTTTGGCGTCGCCAAGCCGCAGTCCATCACCGAATACGGCCGCATCATCCAGCACGACCGCGATAAGAACTGGCCCAACCGCCTGCGTCGCGAGACGGCCCTGATCGGCTCGTTCAACGGCATGCTCATGATGTACCTCGAGCACCCCGACCGGTTAATCAAAACCGTGCCGTACATTCTCGGTGTCGCCGAGTGGACGTACAGCTTCCCCGGCGGCATGTTCAGCAGCGAAGAAGCCCCGTCCGGTTTCCTGCTGTACCGCCGGTCCGGCGAAAACTACGTGCTCACCGGGCTGGAGCTGTTCTACCGTTTCTGGAAAGGCGTCCATGGCGAGCGTCGCATCGCCTCGGCCGACGACCCCGATATCCGCACGCACTACTTCGCGGACGGCCTGCGCCACACCGTCGTGCTGCACAACATGGACACCGAGCAGCGCACGGTGAAGCTACAGGGCTTCGACGAGCTCGACATCGCCCGTGTGAGCCTGCGGACGCTGGGGTCGCGCAACGGTGCCCCGCTGCTGGGCGAGCAGGTGCTGTACGGCCTGCCCGATGAGATCGAGATCGGCGTCGCCGAGGCGGCGGCGGTGATCATCGACCTCAAGAAACCTTTCGAGGCCGAGCAGACCGTGACCGAGACCCGCGTGTACGCCGAGACCTATCTCCAAGCGATCGAGGCGGACCAGCCTATCGAGTTCACCTACAAAAACGTCCCGACCGGCGAGGGCGACGCCACGCTGCGGCTGAGCATCGGCCGGGTGCCGGGGCTGTCGCTCCAGCCCGAGGTCTGGGTCAACAGCACCGCCGTCGAGGTGCCCACCGACTGGGCCGGCGGCACACAGGAAGGCCGGCCGACGTTCTTCGGCATGATCCCCGTGCCCGTCCCCGCCGAGGCGCTCGCGGAAAACACCACGGTCAAGCTCGTCTTCCCCGACAGCGGCGGCAAGGTCGCCAGCGCGGTGTTGCAAACGAATCTGGTTTCGAAAGACTGAGTGAAGCCGCCGCAAGGCGGGCATATCTCCTCGCGATCGAGAAGCACCTCAACCATGGGTGGACGACATCCACTCCGTACATAGCCCGATCTGGGCGTCAGGAACATCAGCATGATTGATAGCAAGACCCTCCGAACCCGCCGTTGGCTGCGCCCCGCATGGTCGCTGGGGTTGGCCGCCGCGCTGGTGTCGGGCCACTCGACACCGGCCCACGCCGAGGCGACCCAAGTTGCGGCTTCGGAACAAGCCAAGCGTCCCAACGTCATCTTCATCATCACCGACGACCAGAAAAACCGTGAGCTGGGCTACCTCGAAGGCGAAGCGCTTACGCCGAACTTCGACCGTATGGCCCGCGAGGGCGTGGTGTTTGAGAAGAACTACGTCGCCGCGAGTGTCTGCTCGCCCAGCCGATACACCTGCATGACCGGCCAGTTCGCCAGCCGGTGCGAGCTGGACTTCTTCAACCTGCAGACGACCGAAGAGGGCGTCCGCCGGGTGCTGTGGAACCTGGGCTTCGCGGACGGACAGCCGAACCTGCCGCGTGTGCTGCAGGCCAACGGCTACCGCACCGGCTTCGTCGGCAAATGGCACATCAACGGCGTGGGCAGGACGTACGAGACCGTCCCCGGAACCGACGCGTCGGACCCCGCCATCGCCAAGATCCTCAAAGAAAACCACGACCTCATCGCCAAAGACATCAAGCAGTTTGGCTTTGACTACGCCGACGGCGTCTACCGCGGCAACCTGCACGATGACAAGCTGCTCGTGAACACCGGCATGGACGAGCACAACATGGAGTGGCTTACCCAAGCGGCGCTGAATTTCATCGAAGAGAGCAAGGACGAGCCGTTCTACCTCTACTTCGCCACGACGCTGAACCACGTGCCCGACCCGAAGATTTCGATCAAGGCCGACCCGCGCATCAGCGGCGAGGGCCTGCTCGACGAGCCGATCACCGGCATCATGCCGCCGCGCGAATCGATCTACGCCCGCCTCAAAGAGCACGGCGTGCCCGAAGACCTCGCCGACGCGACCTGGCTGGACGACGGCATCGGCGCGGTGCTCAGCAAACTCGAAGAGCTCGGCATCGCAGACAACACGCTGGTCATCTACTTCAACGACCACGGCATGGCCGACCAGAGCAAAGGCACAACCTACGAGGGCGGGCTGATCTCGCCGACCCTGGCGTACTGGCCCGGCCGGATCAAGCCCCAGCGCGTGAGCACCATCACGCAGAACACCGACTTCGCCCCGACGATCCTCGACGCCGCGGGCGTGACCCCGCCCGACGACATGATCATCGACGGCAAGAGCTGGCTGCCCCTGGTCGAAGGCAAAGTCGACCACACCCACACCTCGGCCTACTCCGAGATCGGCCTGGTCCGTTCGGTCAGCACGCCCGAGTGGAAGTACATCGCCTTCCGCGTGCCCCCGAGCCTGCAACGCACCAAGGCCGAGCGTTTGGCGGAGCACAAAGCGCTATACGCCGAGCTCTACGAGAAAGAGCCCTGGACCCGCGACAACCCGAAGTACGCGATCGACCCCGAAGCGCGCTACCACCAGATGGGCATGGGCCCCGGCGGCAGCCGTTTCGAGCGTGGCCAGCTCAACCCCGACGCCGCGTGGATCGACAACTACTTCGACGCCGACCAGCTCTACCACCTCGCGGTGGACCCAAAGGAGAGCAACAACCTCGCGAACGACCCGGCCTACGCCGACAAGCTCGCCGAGATGAAAGCGATCCTCCGCGGCTACCTCGATGACATGCCCGACCAGTTCGATACGCTGCTCGATTGAGTGGATTCCGGTTTTTACCCCTGATGTAGTTTCGTTATGTCCACACCCGCCAACCTCCCCGTATCCGACTTCATGACCCGGCTCGAACCGGTCGGGCGCGTCCTCGAAGACCCGGACTACAACGTCTGGTGCTGTTCGCCCATCCTGGGTGAAGACGGCCGGACGCATCTGTTCTACGCCCGCTGGCCCAACGCCGCGGATCATGTGGGCTGGATCACCGTAAGCGAGATCGCCCACGCCGTGGCCGACCAACCCGAAGGCCCCTACACCACCACCGGCACCGTGCTGGCCGGTCGGGGGGGTGACCACTGGGACGCCCACACCATCCACAACCCCGCGGTCTTCAAGATCGACGGCGGGTACGTCATGTACTACATCGGCAACCGCGAGCCCAACGTCGAAACGCTGCGCACCGGTGCCGCGTTTGCCGAGTCGCTCGACGGGCCATGGGAACGCATGGACGAGCCGCTCATCCCCGGCGGCGAACACCCCGACGACCTCGACAGCGCTTACGCCTGCAACCCCGTCATGGCCCAACACCCCGACGGGCGCTACATGCTCTACTACCAGGGCATGAGCCTGACCGAGTGGCGCTACGACATCGAGCTGCGACAACTCAAGCCCGGCACCGGCATGGTCGGCACCAAGGCCAACCGCCGCGGCCTGCTCGCCACCGCGACCGACCCCCGCGGGCCTTACACCCTGTACCCCGGCAACCCGATTATCGACCTCAACCGCTACGGCAACCACAACCCGCAGTGCGAAGACCCGACCGTGTGGTATGAGGATGGCAAGTTCCACATGCTGGCCCGCGACATGGGCGTGGTGAACCACGAGGTCGGGCTGTACTTCTCCTCCGACGACGGCGTCCACTGGTCCGACCCGCAGCTCGGCTTCGAGGCGATGTCGCATTACGTCGATGAAGCGCCCAACGGCCTGGACCGCGAGGGCCGCATGGAACGCCCGCAGGTGTTGCTCGGCGCCGACGGCCGGCCTACGCACCTCTTCGGCGCATTCCGCGGCGGGAAGTACAACACGTCGTCCGCTTTTGTGTTCCGGATCAAGCCGTAACCACCCCAACTGTTTTCCTGACTTTCACGCAGAACCCCATGCAAACCCTCACCCTCCAATCCCCCGGTGTGTTTGCCACGACCGACGTCCCTGAGCCCACGCCCGGCCCCGGCGAAGCGTTGGTCGAGGTGGTGAGCTGCGGGATCTGCGGCACCGACATCCACGCCTACGGCGGGAATCAGCCGTTCTTCTCCTACCCGCGTCGGCTGGGGCACGAGCTGTGCGTGCGAGTGGTCTCGGCTCCTAACGGCAGCGACCTTGAGCCGGGCACGCTCTGTGCGGTGCGCCCGTACTTCTTCTGTGGCAAGTGTCCCGCGTGCAAGGCGGGCAAGACCAACTGCTGCCGCGAGCTGAGCGTCATGGGTGTGCACATCGACGGAGGGCACGTTCCCCGGCTCGCCATCGATGCCGACTTCCTCCACCCCGGCGAAGGCCTGAGTGCGGATGCGCTAGCGTTGGCCGAGCCGTTGGCGATCGGTGCC
Protein-coding regions in this window:
- a CDS encoding cellulase family glycosylhydrolase, which encodes MKIALACLVSSACLASSLVAEPVVLTVDPTSVRSIGGITTLEREKYIVIHASPDDGDTDDEKFRYIEEELEAHFGRDGGIQTGQLQATPADPDNPGMPDVERMRRAGAEFQAERAKRPFRFRPEVLREVVLCTHPEYMMGLVSNDAAEFGPKTPEAAAEFCAQFLKYYYTDESRPQYYEVFNEPFIKADKLGTTARAMAEQHVTTARRIREVLPNDDIMIGGYSAAWAEVEARNFEHWNGWQKMFMDVAGEEMDFFSIHLYDGVNVKGTHAERTGSNVLANMDLIDAYSYIKFGVAKPQSITEYGRIIQHDRDKNWPNRLRRETALIGSFNGMLMMYLEHPDRLIKTVPYILGVAEWTYSFPGGMFSSEEAPSGFLLYRRSGENYVLTGLELFYRFWKGVHGERRIASADDPDIRTHYFADGLRHTVVLHNMDTEQRTVKLQGFDELDIARVSLRTLGSRNGAPLLGEQVLYGLPDEIEIGVAEAAAVIIDLKKPFEAEQTVTETRVYAETYLQAIEADQPIEFTYKNVPTGEGDATLRLSIGRVPGLSLQPEVWVNSTAVEVPTDWAGGTQEGRPTFFGMIPVPVPAEALAENTTVKLVFPDSGGKVASAVLQTNLVSKD
- a CDS encoding sulfatase family protein — encoded protein: MIDSKTLRTRRWLRPAWSLGLAAALVSGHSTPAHAEATQVAASEQAKRPNVIFIITDDQKNRELGYLEGEALTPNFDRMAREGVVFEKNYVAASVCSPSRYTCMTGQFASRCELDFFNLQTTEEGVRRVLWNLGFADGQPNLPRVLQANGYRTGFVGKWHINGVGRTYETVPGTDASDPAIAKILKENHDLIAKDIKQFGFDYADGVYRGNLHDDKLLVNTGMDEHNMEWLTQAALNFIEESKDEPFYLYFATTLNHVPDPKISIKADPRISGEGLLDEPITGIMPPRESIYARLKEHGVPEDLADATWLDDGIGAVLSKLEELGIADNTLVIYFNDHGMADQSKGTTYEGGLISPTLAYWPGRIKPQRVSTITQNTDFAPTILDAAGVTPPDDMIIDGKSWLPLVEGKVDHTHTSAYSEIGLVRSVSTPEWKYIAFRVPPSLQRTKAERLAEHKALYAELYEKEPWTRDNPKYAIDPEARYHQMGMGPGGSRFERGQLNPDAAWIDNYFDADQLYHLAVDPKESNNLANDPAYADKLAEMKAILRGYLDDMPDQFDTLLD
- a CDS encoding glycoside hydrolase family protein; the protein is MSTPANLPVSDFMTRLEPVGRVLEDPDYNVWCCSPILGEDGRTHLFYARWPNAADHVGWITVSEIAHAVADQPEGPYTTTGTVLAGRGGDHWDAHTIHNPAVFKIDGGYVMYYIGNREPNVETLRTGAAFAESLDGPWERMDEPLIPGGEHPDDLDSAYACNPVMAQHPDGRYMLYYQGMSLTEWRYDIELRQLKPGTGMVGTKANRRGLLATATDPRGPYTLYPGNPIIDLNRYGNHNPQCEDPTVWYEDGKFHMLARDMGVVNHEVGLYFSSDDGVHWSDPQLGFEAMSHYVDEAPNGLDREGRMERPQVLLGADGRPTHLFGAFRGGKYNTSSAFVFRIKP